The window tatatacacacacatgtgCACAAGGACACTGATATGTATAAATGTCATCGATGAATTTACGAGCCAACCCCAAGaaaactatataaaaaaaaaaactccacgTCGAAAAACCTTCTGACGCCCTACTAACGTTATTTGTTCTTTTAAGTGTGTAGATTCTTCCGCTTGATCTCCAACGTGCCCGAGAAGAAATCCAGCAACACCTTAGGATGACATAGCCTTAAAAGGGCGATGTTCAAACGAGGAAAAGCTTACGGTGGATACCTAGGCACCCAGAGACAAGAAAGGACGTAGTAATCGACGAAATGTTTCGGAGAGTTGAAAATAAGCATAGATCTAGAGACTCTCTAATAGGGCAACCTTTCGAACTGCTGCTGAATCCATGGACAATGCGAACTGAACTTGTGAGGCAacttatcaattaattaaaactcaATCTCATTTTATGTACACCGTATAAAATACGATTGAAGAATTTTTTTCGAATTTAGGGACAatgaaacaaatcaaatataatttattgaagGAGCAGCTTAAATTTGGaatatatttattgatttgaGCACATTATAATAAATAGTGGTagattgaaataataaatttggagtatttattaattataagtACGAGTGCGGGTGTAATATTAAATGGTAgattaaatttcacaaattcaataataatgataataataataataattaataaatagttGGAAGCAACTGTCCCAGTAGAATAGGGTTGGGGGTCCACCATGCAGATTTCAGTGccaacaagaaaaacaaacaaattgtGCAATGGGAAAATGCAATAACGATAGATGCTAATCGCCATCGGTACTAGCATGAATAAGTAGCTAAAATATagtcatttttatatttttttttttaccatataatataatcaaatagtTTAAATAATCGGATGATTaccattattataatttataaacaaTGTCAATTCCATGGATTTTTGGTATGTGAGTGAACCTTTCAAATCAATTAATGTGTCAAGAAGACTTTCATACCCTTATCGAAGTTTGAAAAATAATGAGAGTTGAAAATCAAGTGAGATATTACATGAGCAATaagttggatatatatatattccatcatatatattattaagcAAGGAAGATTGCATCGGAAAAGGGATAGGTAGAATacttattttatgttatatttgaaatatttttcttttatgataTAGTCAAATGTTAATCTTtagatcatcaacatatatgttaattttcataaaatgtgCGAGACTCGCATGATGTAGTGATGTTGAAATTGAGAGAGAAACACTCCTGATGTATCATAGCTTAACATGCAAAATAAGATAGAGTACTTTACATTTCATATAAACTTGTTAATGATTATAAAAGGAAAAGCTTTAATTTTGGttgtatatatttgtttatttatgatCTTGGTTTTATATAGTATCAAAtagttttgtattttttaattttggcaAGTTAATGCTTTTCACCGAGAATGGTGATGTCGGCACAATGCATCATCGCCACATTAGTGACACATCAACGACACGTCAGAAAatgactaatttttttaaaaaaaatcaagataacataataaaattgaattttagcaatataataatcaaattcACAAAAATATAACATTATAGGACACAAAATTGGAATTTTTCCATCATCAAAATCGCAtgtttaatatttgaaaaaaaaataaacttgtgAATATTTGAAGTGTTTTAATTAGGTgaatatggaaaaaaaatgttatatataaGCTACGAtatattattatgattttcattatttatttatattataaagcATGAGAGTATCATGAGTAATAACTTTTGGTATTTTGGTGTCATATTTTCTTAAGTACAAAAAATACCACTATCACATTAAAAAAActcaattttattaataaaaatataaaaaaatgattttcactaaatttgtaatttatCTATAAATAACATAAAGGCTCTCTAGCTCGCGCCTCTGCCGGGGTGCAAATCAAGGGCCTGATTTGGACTGGAAAAAGCTTGACTTGTGTGCAAGTGTACGAGCGCACACTAGAAAACGCTTGACTTGTGCGCAAGAGAACCTATTTGCGTCGAATATCGGACCAATCAAAGAAAAAATCGCATAGCTAGGCTATGCCCCCTTttcctatttttaaaatttttccgaAAAAGACCTTTCACATGCCTGACTGCCCTACTGTTGGTGCTTCATATGGCTGCCTATTGATGGCAACCTTTGGCGTTTCATATTGATGCAACCAACTTATATAAATAGAAGATGTGCCAAGCTCGAAAACACACCATAAACGTCCACTTTGTCCCACGTGCTAGCTGCTTTGTGGTTCTGCATGATCTGCTGGTAAAGTTCAGATATTAATTTTGTTCGTCAGTGTGGTGATTTGTGCTACATTACTACAGGTCTGTCCGTTGTGTCTTAGAAAACAGTCGCATGACTCAATCTTCGAAGAACATACCGGAGAGAACGAATCTgtcttaaaaaaaactatacttGTTACAGGTCTCGGTTTGATTTACTTTTCTTGTTGTTCTTACTCCATGAATGAATAATAATACTAAATGAAATCAAAAGTTCccttaaaattattaatcaaatCTTACTCCAAATCTCAGGGGAGACAAGTTTCATGATCACTCTAAACTCTAGGATAAAAGTAGGATTATATATATACCTCTTTAATCAACCTTAGCCACTTTACCTAGCGAACAAACACtggttaattaaaaaaatcgcaTTTAGAAGTACTCTAAAATTGAATTTTGACAGGGGCCAAAACGTAATtctttttttcttaattaatatacCTTTCGATGATGCTATGCTTATCCCAAAtacacaaaaataattaaataaaagagcAGCAGTACTACTACACTTGGTACCATTAAAGGAAGAAAATAGTGTGGAAAATGAATAAAAAGAGAGGAACTAAAGCACTTTGATTGGACCATATCATGTCTCCTCCATTTACCCATGATTTGATTACCCACTTGATCATGAAATTCTTGCTCATCTTCTACTTGTTTGCAAGAAATAATTCTTGAGCCCAAATCAAGTGTATCGATATGATGCCAAATGCTCTAGTTGGAGGTCAGGGATCGTCTTCGTCCACGTCGTCGTCAGCATCAGTTTCAGCTTCAGCGTCAGCTTCGGCGCCTACCGATCATCAGCCGCCTCAGCTGAGCCGATACGAGTCTCAGAAACGTCGTGATTGGAACACCTTCGGGCAGTACCTGAGAAACCTTCGTCCCCCCTTGGCCCTGTCCCAGTGCAACTACAATCATGTCCTTGATTTCATGAGATACCTCGATCAGTTCGGGAAGACTAAGGTTCACACACAAGGGTGCATGTTTTTCGGGCAGCCCGATCCTGCGGGGCCCTGTACTTGTCCCCTCAAGCAGGCCTGGGGAAGCCTCGACGCTCTCATTGGTAGGCTACGCGCCGCCTATGAGGAGAACGGCGGCGCGTCGGAGACAAACCCTTTTGCGAATGGGGCTATACGTATTTATCTTAGGGAACTGAGGGATTCTCAAGCAAAGGCAAGAGGGATACCCtacaagaagaagaaaaagaagaggaAAGTTAGTGAAGGAATGAGCTCAAATTTTCATCAGATTTAATCGTCTTGAACATTTGAACATTATCACGACTAATTTCCGTGGTAAGTTTATTTAATTACGatacatataatataaattaaactgcttaattaatctttaatttcGATCATACGTATAACATGTAATTTTCCGACCTTGCAGATTAATGATATATgcagtatgtatgtatgtatgtatatatactctccgatcaattatttatttatcttttaatacataaaataatatgCTTATCAATCTCGATAATTGAATGGAGGCATCTCGTGTAGAGCCCTAGATGATTCTATTTCATCAAGAATTAACCCTGACCCAAGTTTTCTTGAACCCTAATCTGCATAGACCTTTTTCTTCTTCACAGTGATCATATATACCGCACCATTGTTTCAAAAGACGAAAACGATACAGGGACTATAACGGATCAAGAAACACACGCTCCCCCTGTCTAGTTCAACAATATATATACGGTGAACACTCACTGTGGATATTTATGTGAGCATCGGTTGAAGTGACATCCAACTATTGGAAGTTCACGACCTTATCACAGTTGTGCTTACAAAGATGTCCACATTGAGTGTtcattatatcaaatcaaatatattaaatatataaataaatctcTGNGATTATAGTGACTCGAGCAGATGCAATCGCCCCATAAAATTTGTATATCTTCGAATTTTATtcataattgaaaaataaatcttttgTACATGTATATATCTTGATTTAGCAGCAACAGCATTCATATCTGGTACATTATCTTAATTTTTCtcatttattgaatattttctATCATTTTCAATAAGGATTAGTATAGTAATTGATGTCTTTTTCTTACCAAAAGCAACGTTATTTGTCATTTGGTCTCTTCTCTACAAGATCAGGATCAGATTTTGTGACGATTCCATTAGTGTGGAcatgtttataaattttaagttgtttatcTACAAATCAAGTATTTCTCTGCATTTCTCCGTATAGAATTAATT of the Primulina huaijiensis isolate GDHJ02 chromosome 1, ASM1229523v2, whole genome shotgun sequence genome contains:
- the LOC140977120 gene encoding protein LIGHT-DEPENDENT SHORT HYPOCOTYLS 10-like; the encoded protein is MMPNALVGGQGSSSSTSSSASVSASASASAPTDHQPPQLSRYESQKRRDWNTFGQYLRNLRPPLALSQCNYNHVLDFMRYLDQFGKTKVHTQGCMFFGQPDPAGPCTCPLKQAWGSLDALIGRLRAAYEENGGASETNPFANGAIRIYLRELRDSQAKARGIPYKKKKKKRKVSEGMSSNFHQI